One genomic segment of Hordeum vulgare subsp. vulgare chromosome 2H, MorexV3_pseudomolecules_assembly, whole genome shotgun sequence includes these proteins:
- the LOC123427414 gene encoding serine/threonine-protein kinase D6PKL1, producing MEIVDKIAEPEDPLVVTARKVQSLEPPLPIPIKASWKGKTSQQQDEKDLPDDGEESFQSVDSSDEGGRSSFSGASHPLEPIDMDLMKTVYVAIDEEKPEPPVPLVRGLSAKGPFIDDLSLRVTGMKPNAVVCAGSGEGLAEEMKVSGAAVASLATGRSSQATETVSLPPDSEEKDCVWDASLPPSGNVSPHSSIDSMGVVTAMSIASNHSNTYKSETIASRTMLTVERNFGSVKSSVRGDSLESAKTSMSRASDSSGVSDDSSWSHITGGTSKPHKGNDPRGKAIHAVRIRDGVLGMSHFRLLKRLGCGDIGSVYLSELSGTRCYFAMKVMDKASLASRKKLNRAQTEREILQLLDHPFLPTLYTHFETDRFSCLVMEFCPGGDLHTLRQKQPGKYFSEYAARFYAAEVLLAIEYLHMLGVVYRDLKPENVLVRDDGHIMLSDFDLSLRCAVSPTLIRTSAFDSDPRRAGGSFCVQPTCMEPTSACIQPACFMPKLFGQKSKKKTRKTRSELGQSAINLPELLAEPTSARSMSFVGTHEYLAPEIIKGEGHGSAVDWWTFGIFLHELLYGKTPFKGSGNRATLFNVVGQQLKFPESPSTSYAGRDLIRGLLAKEPQQRLGVKRGATEIKQHPFFEGVNWALIRCSTPPEVPRPVEAELPVKYGVSEAVASTNKRVVGADAKSGGKYLDFEFF from the exons ATGGAGATAGTAGATAAGATTGCAGAGCCTGAAGACCCTCTGGTGGTCACCGCTCGGAAGGTGCAGAGCCTGGAGCCGCCGCTGCCGATTCCGATAAAGGCCTCATGGAAAGGGAAGACCTCCCAGCAGCAGGATGAAAAGGATCTACCGGATGATGGTGAGGAGAGCTTCCAGAGCGTCGATTCATCAGATGAGGGTGGCCGCAGTTCTTTCTCTGGGGCCAGTCACCCCCTGGAGCCAATTGATATGGATCTTATGAAGACGGTCTATGTCGCAATTGATGAGGAGAAGCCCGAACCGCCTGTGCCTCTGGTGCGAGGACTATCAGCGAAAGGGCCGTTCATTGATGACCTCTCGCTCCGTGTCACAGGCATGAAGCCAAATGCAGTGGTCTGTGCAGGCAGTGGTGAAGGCTTGGCTGAGGAGATGAAGGTGTCTGGTGCTGCAGTGGCATCGTTGGCCACGGGGCGCTCGTCACAGGCGACGGAAACTGTGTCCTTGCCTCCGGATTCGGAGGAGAAGGACTGTGTTTGGGATGCATCGCTCCCTCCCAGCGGCAATGTCAGCCCTCACAGCAGCATTGACAGCATGGGGGTGGTCACTGCCATGAGCATCGCGAGCAACCACAGCAACACATATAAAAGTGAAACCATAGCTAGCAGAACCATGCTTACTGTAGAGAGGAACTTTGGAAGTGTAAAGAGCAGTGTTCGAGGTGACTCTTTAGAAAGTGCAAAAACAAGCATGAGCCGAGCAAGTGACAGCAGTGGTGTTAGCGATGATAGCAGCTGGAGCCATATCACTGGAGGTACCAGCAAGCCTCATAAAGGGAACGATCCTAGAGGAAAGGCGATTCATGCTGTGCGGATTCGAGATGGCGTGCTTGGGATGAGCCACTTTAGACTGCTCAAGCGTCTAGGCTGTGGTGACATTGGCAGTGTATACCTCTCAGAGTTGAGTGGGACTAGGTGCTACTTTGCAATGAAAGTAATGGACAAGGCATCCTTGGCCAGCAGGAAGAAGTTGAATAGGGCTCAAACTGAGAGGGAGATCCTACAGCTTCTGGATCATCCATTCCTACCAACTCTTTATACACATTTTGAGACTGATAGATTCTCATGtctggtcatggaattttgtccggGTGGTGACTTGCACACTCTGCGACAGAAACAGCCAGGAAAgtatttctccgagtatgcagcaAG GTTTTATGCTGCAGAAGTTCTTCTAGCTATTGAGTATCTGCACATGCTGGGAGTGGTTTACAGGGACCTGAAACCAGAAAATGTTCTGGTGCGTGATGATGGCCACATAATGCTTTCAGACTTCGACCTCTCCCTGAGATGTGCAGTCTCACCTACCCTAATCAGGACATCGGCCTTTGATTCTGATCCCAGAAGGGCGGGTGGTTCATTCTGTGTGCAGCCTACGTGCATGGAACCTACTTCAGCCTGTATTCAGCCAGCTTGTTTCATGCCCAAATTGTTTGGTCAGAAGAGCAAGAAAAAGACAAGAAAGACGAGGTCTGAACTGGGACAGAGTGCCATCAACCTGCCTGAGCTCCTCGCAGAACCAACATCAGCTCGATCCATGTCATTCGTTGGGACTCACGAGTACTTGGCCCCAGAAATCATCAAAGGCGAAGGCCATGGAAGTGCAGTCGACTGGTGGACCTTCGGAATCTTCTTGCATGAGCTTCTCTACGGCAAGACACCATTCAAGGGGTCAGGCAACCGTGCCACATTGTTCAACGTGGTCGGTCAGCAACTAAAATTCCCCGAGTCACCGTCGACAAGCTACGCTGGCAGGGACCTCATCAGGGGGCTCCTGGCCAAGGAACCGCAGCAGCGCCTCGGCGTGAAGAGGGGCGCGACGGAGATCAAGCAGCACCCGTTCTTCGAGGGCGTGAACTGGGCTCTCATCCGGTGCAGCACGCCCCCCGAGGTCCCGAGGCCCGTCGAGGCCGAGCTGCCCGTGAAGTACGGGGTGTCGGAGGCGGTCGCGAGCACCAACAAGAGGGTGGTCGGCGCGGACGCCAAGTCCGGCGGGAAGTACCTTGACTTTGAGTTCTTTTAG
- the LOC123427415 gene encoding ubiquitin carboxyl-terminal hydrolase 3-like, with protein sequence MVKRWLPLEANPDVMNQFMWGLGVPEDVGFCDVYGLDDEMLAMVPQPVLAVLLLYPQDKKKESDASTTSSTAETKESNKKVYFTKQTVGNACGTIGIIHAIGNAVSKIKLVDGSYFHRFYKQTADMDPIQRAAFLEEDQEMEDAHSVAAAGGDTEAKDGVIEHYVCFSCVDDELYELDGGKPQPIHHGRSSPDSLLQDAARVIKARIAEYSESLNFNVMALSKM encoded by the exons ATGGTGAAGCGGTGGCTACCCCTGGAGGCCAACCCCGACGTCATGAACCAG TTCATGTGGGGGCTGGGGGTCCCGGAGGACGTGGGGTTCTGCGACGTGTACGGGCTCGACGACGAGATGCTCGCCATGGTGCCCCAGCCGGTCCTCGCCGTCCTCCTGCTCTACCCGCAG gataagaagaaggaatcTGATGCCTCGACCACCTCCTCCACGGCGGAGACCAAG GAATCCAACAAGAAagtatattttacaaaacagactGTTGGCAATGCTTGCGGAACAATTGGTATTATTCATGCAATAGGGAACGCTGTGTCCAAAATCAAGCTAG TTGATGGGTCCTATTTTCATAGATTTTATAAACAAACTGCTGATATGGATCCTATCCAG CGTGCTGCTTTTCTTGAGGAGGACCAAGAAATGGAGGATGCTcattctgttgctgctgctggtggtgatACAGAG GCCAAGGATGGGGTAATTGAACATTACGTTTGTTTTTCGTGTGTTGATG ATGAACTTTACGAGCTTGATGGAGGAAAGCCACAGCCGATACATCATGGCCGCTCCTCTCCTGATAGCTTGTTGCAG GATGCTGCAAGAGTCATAAAAGCGAGGATTGCGGAGTATTCCGAGTCACTCAACTTCAATGTCATGGCTCTCTCAAAGATGTAG